From Streptomyces sp. NBC_00370, a single genomic window includes:
- a CDS encoding DUF3263 domain-containing protein → MEQDHAAEAEPEPAEPESGEPESAEPEPAEPEPGERALSDRELSDRDRAVLGMERVGWPGPGAKERAIREQLGLSPTRYYQLLRALLDDPLALAHDPVTVNRLRRIREAHRAQR, encoded by the coding sequence ATGGAACAAGACCACGCCGCTGAGGCCGAACCCGAGCCGGCCGAACCCGAGTCGGGCGAACCCGAGTCGGCCGAACCCGAGCCGGCCGAACCCGAGCCGGGCGAACGTGCGCTGTCCGACCGTGAGCTGTCGGACCGTGACCGTGCCGTGCTCGGCATGGAGCGGGTCGGCTGGCCGGGCCCCGGCGCCAAGGAGCGGGCGATACGGGAGCAGCTGGGCCTCTCGCCGACCCGCTACTACCAGCTGCTCCGAGCCCTCCTCGACGACCCGCTGGCGCTCGCGCACGACCCGGTGACGGTGAACAGGCTGCGCAGGATCAGGGAGGCCCACCGCGCGCAGCGCTGA
- a CDS encoding ROK family protein produces the protein MEHVIALDVGGTGMKAALMGADGTLLHEARRPTGRERGAGAVVETILGFAAELRAYGVQQFGESALAAGVAVPGIVDAERGIAVYSANLGWQDVPLRDLLGARLGGIPVALGHDVRTGGLAEGRLGAGRGADRFLFMPLGTGIAGAIGINGSIEAGAHGYAGEIGHVVVRPDGPVCGCGQRGCLETLASAAAVTRAWAETSGDPLADAADCAKAVESGDPAAVEVWRDTIDALAAGLVTALTLLDPSTMIIGGGLAEAGETLFTPLRAAVEEKVTFQKLPTIVPAALGDTAGRLGAGLLAWDLLSTEVTT, from the coding sequence GTGGAACACGTCATCGCCCTCGATGTGGGCGGCACCGGTATGAAAGCCGCCCTGATGGGCGCCGACGGCACGTTGCTGCACGAGGCCCGCCGGCCCACCGGCAGGGAGCGTGGCGCGGGCGCCGTCGTCGAGACGATCCTCGGTTTCGCCGCCGAACTGCGCGCCTACGGCGTACAGCAGTTCGGAGAGAGCGCTCTCGCCGCCGGCGTCGCCGTCCCCGGCATCGTCGACGCGGAGCGCGGCATCGCCGTGTACTCCGCCAATCTCGGCTGGCAGGACGTACCGCTGCGCGACCTGCTCGGCGCCCGCCTCGGCGGGATCCCCGTGGCGCTGGGGCACGACGTGCGCACCGGCGGCCTCGCCGAGGGGCGGCTCGGCGCCGGCCGGGGGGCCGACCGGTTCCTGTTCATGCCGCTGGGCACCGGGATCGCCGGGGCCATCGGGATCAACGGCTCGATCGAGGCCGGCGCGCACGGCTACGCGGGCGAGATCGGCCATGTCGTGGTCCGCCCCGACGGACCCGTGTGCGGCTGCGGACAGCGCGGCTGTCTGGAGACGCTCGCCTCGGCCGCCGCCGTGACCCGGGCCTGGGCCGAGACCAGCGGCGACCCGCTGGCGGACGCCGCCGACTGCGCCAAGGCCGTGGAGTCGGGCGACCCCGCGGCCGTCGAGGTGTGGCGCGACACGATCGACGCGCTCGCCGCCGGGCTCGTCACCGCACTCACGCTGCTCGACCCCAGCACAATGATCATCGGCGGCGGACTCGCCGAAGCGGGGGAAACCTTGTTCACGCCGCTGCGTGCCGCGGTCGAGGAGAAGGTGACGTTCCAGAAACTGCCCACCATCGTCCCCGCCGCCCTCGGGGACACCGCCGGACGCCTGGGCGCAGGGCTGCTCGCCTGGGATCTGCTCTCCACGGAGGTAACCACCTGA
- the nagA gene encoding N-acetylglucosamine-6-phosphate deacetylase produces MAASAVRTARTVLAGARVVLPGGTVDGGRVVVEDGKIAEAAPAGDAATLDLTGHWVVPGFVDMHNHGGGGASFTSGSADDVLQGIATHREHGTTTVVASTVTGEMDFLAQRAGFLSELVEQGDLAGIHFEGPFISPCRKGAHSEALLRDPDPAEVRKLLDAARGTAKMVTLATELPGGIESVRLLAEHGVIAAIGHTDATYEQTVEAIEAGATVATHLFNAMPAIGHRAPGPIAALLEDERVTVELINDGTHLHPAALELAFHRAGAGRVAFITDAMDAAGFGDGLYQLGPLAVEVKDGVARLVEGGSIAGSTLTLDTAFRRAATVDRLPVEDIVNAISANPAKLLGLYDKVGSLEPGKDADLVVLDADFTLKGVLHKGEWVIEPELG; encoded by the coding sequence ATGGCCGCAAGCGCCGTACGCACCGCACGCACAGTCCTCGCCGGCGCCCGGGTGGTGCTGCCCGGCGGGACCGTCGACGGCGGCCGGGTGGTCGTCGAGGACGGCAAGATCGCGGAGGCCGCCCCCGCCGGCGACGCCGCCACCCTGGACCTGACGGGCCACTGGGTGGTCCCCGGCTTCGTCGACATGCACAACCACGGCGGCGGCGGGGCCTCCTTCACCTCCGGCTCGGCGGACGACGTGCTCCAGGGCATCGCCACCCACCGCGAGCACGGCACGACCACCGTCGTCGCCTCCACCGTCACCGGCGAGATGGACTTCCTCGCGCAGCGCGCCGGATTCCTCTCCGAACTGGTCGAGCAGGGCGATCTGGCCGGGATCCACTTCGAGGGCCCCTTCATCTCCCCCTGCCGCAAGGGCGCCCACAGCGAGGCGCTGCTGCGCGACCCCGACCCCGCCGAGGTGCGCAAGCTGCTCGACGCGGCGCGCGGTACGGCGAAGATGGTCACCCTCGCCACCGAACTCCCCGGCGGCATCGAGTCCGTACGGCTGCTCGCCGAGCACGGCGTGATCGCGGCGATCGGGCACACGGACGCGACGTACGAGCAGACCGTCGAGGCCATCGAGGCGGGCGCGACCGTCGCGACGCACCTGTTCAACGCCATGCCGGCGATCGGCCACCGGGCGCCGGGGCCGATCGCCGCGCTGCTGGAGGACGAGCGGGTCACCGTCGAACTGATCAACGACGGCACCCATCTGCACCCCGCAGCGCTGGAGTTGGCGTTCCACCGCGCGGGCGCCGGCCGGGTCGCCTTCATCACGGACGCGATGGACGCGGCGGGCTTCGGTGACGGGCTCTACCAGCTCGGCCCGCTGGCCGTCGAGGTCAAGGACGGCGTGGCGCGGCTGGTGGAGGGCGGCTCGATCGCGGGCTCGACCCTGACGCTGGACACCGCGTTCCGCAGGGCGGCCACCGTCGACCGGCTGCCGGTCGAGGACATCGTCAACGCGATCTCCGCCAACCCGGCGAAGCTGCTCGGCCTGTACGACAAGGTCGGCTCGCTGGAGCCGGGCAAGGACGCGGACCTGGTGGTGCTGGACGCGGACTTCACGCTCAAGGGCGTGCTGCACAAGGGCGAATGGGTCATCGAGCCCGAGCTGGGCTGA
- a CDS encoding 1-phosphofructokinase family hexose kinase, which produces MIVTVTLNAALDITYRTPALVPHTTHRVSDVTERPGGKGINVARVLAALGHETVVTGFAGGRTGDVLRELLAHTSQAGTSQAGTSQAGTSQAGMSQAGTSQAGTTDALVPVAGATRRTVAVVDAATGDTTQLNEPGPVVSAAEWAAFLDTYARLIDGADAVALCGSLPPGIHVGAYAELVRLARGAGVPVLLDTSGEPLRRGVAARPDLVKPNADELARLTGSREPLRATRDARRRGAHAVVASLGPEGLFAATPEGLWRAAPPASVKGNPTGAGDSAVAGLLSGLVERLPWPDRLARAVALSTATVLAPVAGEFDAVTYEKLLPQVAVTEQPAG; this is translated from the coding sequence ATGATCGTTACGGTCACGCTCAACGCTGCGCTGGACATCACGTACCGCACCCCGGCACTGGTCCCGCACACCACCCACCGCGTCAGCGACGTCACCGAACGGCCCGGCGGCAAGGGCATCAACGTGGCCCGGGTGCTCGCGGCGCTCGGTCACGAGACCGTGGTCACCGGCTTCGCGGGCGGCAGGACCGGCGACGTACTGCGCGAACTGCTGGCGCACACGTCACAGGCAGGCACGTCACAGGCAGGCACGTCACAGGCAGGCACGTCACAGGCAGGCATGTCACAGGCCGGCACGTCGCAGGCCGGCACGACCGACGCACTCGTGCCGGTCGCGGGCGCCACCCGCCGTACGGTCGCCGTCGTGGACGCGGCGACCGGCGACACCACGCAGCTCAACGAACCCGGACCGGTCGTCTCGGCCGCCGAATGGGCCGCCTTCCTCGACACGTACGCCCGGCTCATCGACGGCGCCGACGCCGTCGCGCTCTGCGGCAGCCTGCCGCCCGGTATCCATGTCGGCGCCTACGCCGAGCTGGTACGTCTCGCCCGGGGCGCCGGGGTGCCCGTACTCCTCGACACCAGCGGCGAACCCCTGCGCCGGGGTGTCGCCGCCCGCCCCGACCTGGTCAAGCCGAACGCCGACGAACTCGCCCGGCTCACCGGCTCACGCGAACCGCTGCGCGCCACCCGCGACGCCCGCAGACGCGGTGCCCACGCCGTCGTCGCCTCGCTCGGCCCCGAAGGGCTCTTCGCCGCCACCCCCGAAGGGCTCTGGCGCGCGGCGCCGCCGGCCTCGGTGAAGGGCAATCCGACAGGTGCGGGCGACTCGGCCGTCGCGGGGCTGCTGTCCGGCCTCGTCGAACGGCTCCCGTGGCCGGACCGGCTGGCGCGGGCCGTCGCCCTGTCCACGGCGACGGTCCTGGCGCCGGTGGCGGGCGAGTTCGACGCCGTCACGTACGAAAAGCTGCTGCCCCAGGTCGCGGTGACAGAACAGCCCGCAGGCTGA
- a CDS encoding CBM35 domain-containing protein: protein MTAGNDGASKPEDDDPFGYLYEDGQAAAAAQGRQGGYGYPGPAAQPGVPRTSYNQVRTVGERQYGQQAVPPQARQGGYGYPGPAAQQQPGYGQSGGQQGYGQQGGQPGYGQSGYGQQAQYQQQGQYGAPAAQPDGGSPTRQVPAQRGGGRGRGPNTKVLLIGAVAVVAAVVIGITIALSSSGGDKKDDASPSGQPSAAQSQQPSGQPSDKGDAPVAKLPKQDAATLELGGGAALAKDVTGAEGADGAYVTGFNAVGSSVTWTADMDKAGPYALSVRYAVPAKDMNATLTVNGKANSSPINLSNFIKSSDPDPAKNWQTTWAPVSLQQGKNTIKISCENGNQCDVLLDWLEVTPPKKQD, encoded by the coding sequence ATGACGGCCGGGAACGACGGCGCGAGCAAGCCCGAGGACGACGACCCGTTCGGCTATCTGTACGAGGACGGACAGGCGGCGGCCGCGGCGCAGGGACGGCAGGGCGGCTACGGCTACCCCGGCCCGGCCGCGCAGCCCGGCGTGCCCAGAACGTCGTACAACCAGGTCAGGACCGTCGGCGAGCGCCAGTACGGGCAGCAGGCCGTGCCGCCGCAGGCGCGCCAGGGCGGCTACGGCTACCCGGGCCCGGCGGCGCAGCAGCAGCCCGGTTACGGGCAGTCCGGCGGCCAGCAGGGGTACGGCCAGCAGGGCGGCCAGCCCGGCTACGGTCAGTCGGGTTACGGCCAGCAGGCGCAGTACCAGCAGCAGGGCCAGTACGGGGCCCCGGCGGCCCAGCCCGACGGTGGCTCGCCCACCCGTCAGGTGCCGGCCCAGCGCGGTGGCGGGCGTGGCAGAGGCCCGAACACGAAGGTGCTGCTGATCGGCGCCGTCGCGGTGGTCGCCGCCGTCGTGATCGGTATCACGATCGCGCTGTCCTCCAGCGGCGGCGACAAGAAGGACGACGCGTCGCCGTCGGGCCAGCCGAGCGCGGCGCAGTCGCAGCAGCCGAGCGGTCAGCCGTCCGACAAGGGCGACGCACCGGTCGCGAAGCTGCCGAAGCAAGACGCTGCGACGCTGGAACTCGGCGGCGGGGCCGCGCTCGCGAAGGACGTCACGGGCGCCGAGGGCGCCGACGGCGCCTATGTGACGGGCTTCAACGCCGTCGGATCCTCCGTCACGTGGACGGCGGACATGGACAAGGCGGGTCCGTACGCGCTGTCCGTGCGGTACGCGGTCCCCGCGAAGGACATGAACGCGACGCTCACGGTCAACGGCAAGGCCAACAGCTCCCCGATCAACCTGTCGAACTTCATCAAGTCCAGCGACCCGGACCCGGCGAAGAACTGGCAGACGACCTGGGCGCCGGTCTCGCTCCAGCAGGGCAAGAACACGATCAAGATCTCCTGCGAGAACGGCAATCAGTGCGACGTGCTCCTCGACTGGCTCGAGGTCACGCCCCCGAAGAAGCAGGACTGA
- the cdgB gene encoding diguanylate cyclase CdgB, with amino-acid sequence METESEPYVRLATLRQLHQAVADLNTARSLADTLQTVADGIVSGLGYELACVNVVQADGDLVVAAFAGNAAAEALITGRVGSRNSWERRLSMGVSWGSLRFIPHTEGWVLLEDDVPQWYTEGPDPRFADEWHPQDRLYAPMYASGGGNELLGVISVDRPRGGRHPGAWGQEALQMYASQAAIAISNARLRANMQRALVRLEREQQALRASEESFRQAFEYAPSGMAIAEMGGDQHGRLLRTNDALCRLLGRPASAMRRHSFADLVHPEDIGTLLRTSAEGGRAELRLARRDGSWVWVSLRNSVVADTSDGPRLLLTHVEDIEERKSRELALAHRASHDSLTGLPNSAELRSRLSARLCARPHALRETAVEQLDAAYGGYEGTVLYEPAYDAYDGYDGHDSYEERTGERGGRYGALGAPGSGHSDSHEHMVAPSEDDEGAKGLAVLFCDLDGFKSINDRFGHNTGDAVLIEVARRLTTGVRDGDTVARLGGDEFVVLADGLGAADAADLAVRLRNAIIPPIRVDGRAVRVGASFGIGWASCGMSVEDVLKSADQRMYIEKRARNKVHRRAG; translated from the coding sequence ATGGAGACCGAGTCGGAGCCCTACGTCCGTCTTGCGACCTTGCGGCAGCTGCATCAGGCGGTCGCCGACCTCAACACGGCCCGGAGCCTGGCTGACACGCTCCAGACGGTCGCCGACGGCATCGTCTCGGGGCTCGGCTACGAACTCGCCTGCGTCAACGTCGTGCAGGCCGACGGCGATCTGGTCGTCGCCGCCTTCGCCGGGAACGCCGCAGCCGAGGCCCTGATCACCGGCCGGGTCGGCTCCCGCAACTCCTGGGAGCGCCGGCTGTCGATGGGCGTGAGCTGGGGCTCGCTGCGCTTCATACCGCACACCGAGGGCTGGGTGCTGCTGGAGGACGACGTCCCGCAGTGGTACACCGAAGGCCCCGACCCCCGCTTCGCCGACGAGTGGCACCCGCAGGACCGGCTGTACGCGCCGATGTACGCGTCCGGCGGCGGCAACGAACTGCTCGGCGTCATATCCGTCGACCGTCCGCGCGGTGGCCGGCACCCCGGCGCCTGGGGCCAGGAGGCCCTGCAGATGTACGCCTCGCAGGCGGCCATCGCGATCAGCAACGCGCGCCTGCGCGCCAACATGCAGCGCGCCCTCGTCCGCCTGGAGCGCGAGCAGCAGGCGCTGCGCGCCAGCGAGGAGTCCTTCCGGCAGGCGTTCGAGTACGCCCCCAGCGGCATGGCCATCGCCGAGATGGGCGGCGACCAGCACGGTCGGCTGCTGCGCACCAACGACGCGCTGTGCCGGCTGCTCGGCCGCCCCGCCTCCGCCATGCGCCGCCATTCGTTCGCCGACCTCGTCCACCCCGAGGACATCGGCACCCTGCTCCGTACGTCCGCCGAGGGCGGCCGCGCCGAGCTGCGGCTCGCCCGCCGCGACGGCAGCTGGGTCTGGGTCTCCCTGCGGAACTCGGTGGTCGCCGACACCAGCGACGGCCCCCGGCTGCTGCTCACGCACGTCGAGGACATCGAGGAGCGCAAGAGCCGCGAACTCGCGCTCGCCCACCGCGCCTCGCACGACTCGCTGACCGGGCTGCCCAACAGCGCCGAGCTGCGCTCGCGGCTCAGCGCCCGGCTCTGCGCCCGCCCGCACGCCCTGCGCGAGACGGCGGTGGAGCAGCTGGACGCGGCGTACGGCGGCTACGAGGGCACGGTGCTGTACGAGCCGGCCTACGACGCGTACGACGGCTACGACGGCCATGACAGCTACGAGGAGCGCACCGGCGAGCGCGGCGGCCGGTACGGCGCCCTCGGCGCCCCGGGCAGCGGCCACTCCGACAGCCACGAGCACATGGTGGCGCCGAGCGAGGACGACGAAGGCGCGAAGGGGCTGGCCGTCCTCTTCTGCGACCTCGACGGTTTCAAGTCGATCAACGACAGGTTCGGGCACAACACCGGCGACGCGGTGCTGATCGAGGTCGCGCGCCGGCTGACCACCGGAGTCAGGGACGGCGACACGGTCGCCCGGCTCGGAGGTGACGAATTCGTCGTTCTCGCCGACGGGCTCGGCGCCGCGGACGCCGCCGATCTCGCCGTACGGCTGCGGAACGCGATCATTCCGCCCATCAGGGTGGACGGCAGGGCCGTGCGCGTCGGCGCCAGTTTCGGCATCGGCTGGGCGAGCTGCGGGATGTCTGTCGAGGACGTGCTGAAATCCGCCGACCAGCGCATGTACATCGAGAAGCGGGCCCGGAACAAGGTCCACCGGAGGGCCGGATAG
- a CDS encoding flavin reductase: protein MSRLAAGVVLVTAHEEPLSAHGPRGEDAGMTATAFLSVSLDPPLVLVSVRNGSRMDDLLAEQPLWAASLLSESQRHIAGRFAMKGRISDRLLFEDIPYRRGEASGAPLVGGALAVLECRTEQRVEAGDHTLVIGRVLTAELPSGEGGPLTYFKGRYHQIS from the coding sequence ATGTCCCGGCTCGCGGCGGGAGTGGTGCTGGTGACGGCGCACGAAGAACCCCTGAGCGCGCACGGCCCGCGCGGCGAGGACGCCGGCATGACGGCGACCGCGTTCCTGTCGGTCTCCCTCGACCCGCCGCTGGTCCTGGTCAGCGTCCGCAACGGCTCGCGCATGGACGACCTGCTCGCCGAACAGCCGCTGTGGGCGGCGTCACTGCTCTCCGAGAGCCAGCGGCACATCGCGGGGCGGTTCGCGATGAAGGGCCGGATCAGCGACCGGCTGCTGTTCGAGGACATCCCCTATCGACGGGGCGAGGCGAGCGGGGCGCCGCTGGTCGGCGGGGCGCTGGCGGTGCTGGAGTGCCGTACGGAGCAGCGGGTCGAGGCGGGCGACCACACGCTGGTGATCGGCCGGGTGCTGACGGCGGAGCTGCCGAGCGGGGAGGGCGGGCCCTTGACGTACTTCAAGGGCCGCTACCACCAGATCTCGTAG
- the arfB gene encoding alternative ribosome rescue aminoacyl-tRNA hydrolase ArfB produces the protein MSGPPYVIRGSVSLPEAELMWRFSRSSGPGGQHVNTTDSQVELRFDLAKTDALPPVWKERALERLEGRLTGGVVSVRSSEHRSQWRNRETAAVRLASLLAEATAPPPRQRRKSKIPRGINERRLREKKQRSDTKRGRSGRGWG, from the coding sequence ATGTCCGGGCCTCCGTATGTCATCCGCGGTTCGGTCTCCCTGCCGGAGGCCGAGCTCATGTGGCGTTTCTCGCGTTCCTCGGGGCCCGGCGGTCAGCATGTGAACACCACGGACTCGCAGGTGGAGCTGCGCTTCGACCTCGCCAAGACCGATGCCCTGCCGCCCGTGTGGAAGGAGCGCGCGCTGGAGCGGCTCGAAGGCCGGCTCACCGGTGGCGTCGTGTCCGTACGGTCCTCGGAGCACCGCTCGCAGTGGCGCAACCGCGAGACGGCAGCCGTGCGGCTCGCCTCGCTGCTCGCCGAGGCGACGGCTCCGCCGCCCCGCCAGCGCCGCAAGTCGAAGATCCCGCGCGGGATCAACGAGCGCAGGCTGCGCGAGAAGAAGCAGCGCTCCGACACCAAGCGCGGCCGTTCCGGGCGCGGCTGGGGATAG
- a CDS encoding TerD family protein, whose amino-acid sequence MAVSLSKGGNVSLTKEAPGLTAVTVGLGWDVRSTTGTDFDLDASAIAVNATGKVFSDGHFVFFNNKSTPDQTIVHTGDNRTGEGAGDDEAINVNLAGLPADIDKIVFPVSIYDAETRSQNFGQVRNAYIRIVNQAGGGEIARYDLSEDAATETAMVFGELYRNGAEWKFRAVGQGYASGLVGIATDFGVNL is encoded by the coding sequence ATGGCTGTAAGCCTGTCCAAGGGCGGCAACGTCTCGCTCACCAAGGAAGCGCCGGGCCTCACAGCCGTCACGGTCGGCCTCGGCTGGGACGTCCGCAGCACCACCGGCACCGACTTCGACCTCGACGCCTCGGCTATCGCGGTCAACGCCACGGGGAAGGTCTTCTCCGACGGCCACTTCGTCTTCTTCAACAACAAGTCGACGCCGGACCAGACCATCGTCCACACCGGCGACAACCGCACGGGTGAAGGCGCCGGCGACGACGAGGCGATCAACGTGAACCTGGCGGGCCTGCCCGCCGACATCGACAAGATCGTCTTCCCGGTCTCCATCTACGACGCGGAGACCCGCAGCCAGAACTTCGGCCAGGTGCGGAACGCGTACATCCGCATCGTCAACCAGGCCGGCGGCGGCGAGATCGCCCGCTACGACCTGAGCGAGGACGCCGCCACGGAGACCGCGATGGTCTTCGGTGAGCTGTACCGCAACGGTGCGGAGTGGAAGTTCCGCGCGGTCGGCCAGGGCTACGCCTCGGGCCTGGTGGGCATCGCGACGGACTTCGGCGTCAACCTCTGA
- a CDS encoding GNAT family N-acetyltransferase, producing the protein MIVEPLTPVDGALPGELLTDLAALYASNREFQQLSGDFPDPDHISPEQVATSLADDLAHPDAEVLIARAAGRLVAIAVTLAPDPAGPDPGPGPDPAAPDPWIGLLMVHADEQRAGYGRELATVVEDRFRASGHTTVRVAVPKTNHPALAFWTALGYAQLAEHEDPKSGRPCRILGKRLTKDGVA; encoded by the coding sequence ATGATCGTCGAACCGCTGACCCCCGTGGACGGCGCGCTCCCCGGGGAGCTGCTGACCGACCTCGCCGCGCTGTACGCGTCCAACAGGGAGTTCCAACAACTCAGCGGCGACTTCCCGGACCCGGACCACATCAGCCCCGAACAGGTCGCGACGTCCCTGGCCGACGACCTGGCCCACCCGGACGCCGAGGTCCTCATCGCCCGCGCGGCGGGCCGCCTGGTCGCAATCGCGGTGACCCTGGCCCCGGACCCGGCTGGCCCGGACCCGGGTCCGGGCCCGGACCCGGCTGCCCCGGACCCCTGGATCGGCCTCTTGATGGTCCACGCGGACGAGCAGCGCGCGGGATACGGCCGAGAGCTGGCGACGGTGGTGGAGGACCGCTTCCGTGCGTCGGGCCACACGACGGTCAGAGTCGCGGTCCCGAAGACCAACCACCCGGCCCTGGCCTTCTGGACGGCCCTGGGCTACGCCCAGCTGGCCGAGCACGAGGACCCAAAGTCGGGCCGCCCGTGCCGAATCCTGGGCAAGCGGCTGACGAAGGACGGGGTCGCCTGA